The Leptospira sp. WS39.C2 genome contains a region encoding:
- a CDS encoding response regulator produces MAKILTVDDAPAVLKILNLVLTTEGHEVESASNGMEALDKIQNSKFDIGIFDVNMPGMTGIELTEKTLQTENGKSMKIVMLTTESSDEMKNKGKAAGAVGWLVKPFANESLTKLISQLV; encoded by the coding sequence ATGGCCAAAATATTAACTGTAGATGATGCACCAGCAGTGTTAAAAATTTTAAATTTAGTTTTAACAACGGAAGGGCATGAAGTAGAATCTGCTTCCAACGGAATGGAAGCTTTGGATAAAATTCAAAATTCAAAATTTGATATTGGTATCTTCGATGTAAATATGCCAGGTATGACGGGTATAGAACTCACAGAAAAAACATTACAAACAGAAAATGGGAAATCCATGAAAATTGTTATGTTAACGACCGAATCGAGTGATGAAATGAAAAACAAAGGAAAAGCTGCAGGTGCAGTTGGGTGGTTGGTAAAACCTTTTGCAAATGAATCATTGACTAAACTTATATCACAGTTAGTGTAA
- a CDS encoding chemotaxis protein CheW, giving the protein MNTSPKSWEITEEEDTMKDLYLCFSLDNRYYAFEVRYLTEILALPAITTIPGTAVFLKGVINIRGKIIPVMDVRLRFDMDFQAYHERTCVLLVELDGHPLGLIVDKVNDVVKIPPENIDMAPKIGESKSSRFIYGTGRVGEEVKILINLQRLLTQEESYLIQDIPGN; this is encoded by the coding sequence ATGAACACTTCACCAAAATCATGGGAAATAACCGAAGAAGAAGATACAATGAAAGATTTGTATCTTTGTTTTAGTTTGGATAATCGTTATTATGCATTTGAAGTAAGATATTTGACAGAAATATTGGCACTGCCTGCGATCACAACCATTCCTGGCACTGCCGTTTTCTTGAAGGGTGTAATCAATATTCGTGGCAAGATTATTCCAGTTATGGATGTTAGGTTGCGTTTTGATATGGATTTCCAAGCTTACCATGAAAGAACCTGTGTATTACTTGTCGAACTTGATGGCCATCCACTTGGACTCATTGTGGACAAAGTCAATGATGTTGTTAAAATTCCACCTGAAAACATTGATATGGCTCCCAAAATAGGCGAATCCAAATCTTCTCGATTCATTTATGGCACAGGACGGGTGGGAGAAGAAGTAAAAATTTTAATCAATCTGCAACGTTTACTCACCCAAGAAGAAAGTTATTTGATCCAAGACATCCCAGGTAATTAA
- a CDS encoding methyl-accepting chemotaxis protein: MKWIQNLKIRAKLLFAFMITILLMIVVAGASFYSANQILASLHTVFEDRVVPISQIKEVSDSYLIGIVDSANKVRAKKMSVEEALESIRESEAKADEIWKVYLGTYLVPEEKAIIDEMEKEFPPLKAGVKRLRILLETRNEEEIEKFVSVEMYPIFEPLTHHLDDLIRVQLKVAKEEYHKSEEHFQQSLVIVTIVVVVSFILVFIIAFLFSDAIARPMKKIVLVAQSISIGDLNVSLDAQQQNANNSKHLEGNEIQQLSQAFMELVEFIKERAEHLERIANSDLSSEVSLKSDRDQLGLSLKRMLINLSEVVEKLYFTSQEVDLGAQQLADASTSLSEAASEQASAVEEISATLTEISNSFLSNADNAEQMTEFSESTAKQAIEGNARMKDLVSAMGEISSSFEQISKINKVINDIAFQTNILALNAAVEAARAGQHGKGFAVVAEEVRNLAQKSANAADETTLLIEASLKKVKLGNEATEKTAEVLGQISESADNVSNLTKDLALSINEQKSAVLQITQGIDQVTTVTSTTAASAEEVAASSETLKRQVEIMRSVIMGFKLKEDGTKSTALARIEKPRIIL, translated from the coding sequence ATGAAATGGATTCAAAATTTAAAAATTCGAGCAAAACTTCTATTCGCATTTATGATCACGATTCTCTTAATGATCGTGGTTGCAGGCGCCAGTTTTTATTCCGCCAATCAAATTTTAGCCTCTTTACATACTGTATTTGAAGACCGCGTTGTACCCATTAGCCAAATCAAAGAAGTTTCGGATTCCTATCTCATTGGAATCGTAGATTCAGCCAACAAAGTTCGAGCAAAAAAAATGTCGGTGGAGGAAGCACTTGAATCCATACGCGAATCAGAAGCAAAAGCGGATGAAATTTGGAAAGTATATTTAGGAACCTATTTGGTTCCAGAAGAAAAAGCCATCATTGATGAAATGGAAAAAGAATTCCCACCTTTAAAAGCAGGTGTCAAACGACTTAGAATTTTATTAGAAACAAGGAATGAAGAAGAAATTGAAAAGTTTGTATCTGTAGAAATGTATCCAATCTTTGAACCACTGACACACCACTTAGATGATTTAATCCGCGTCCAACTAAAAGTGGCAAAGGAAGAATACCACAAATCAGAAGAACACTTCCAACAATCGTTAGTAATAGTTACTATTGTTGTGGTTGTATCTTTTATTCTCGTTTTCATCATTGCATTCCTATTCTCCGATGCAATTGCAAGACCAATGAAAAAAATTGTATTAGTTGCTCAGTCTATTTCCATTGGAGATCTCAATGTTAGTTTGGATGCACAACAGCAAAATGCAAACAATTCAAAACACCTTGAAGGGAATGAGATCCAACAACTCTCTCAAGCGTTTATGGAGTTGGTAGAATTCATCAAAGAAAGGGCAGAACACCTTGAACGTATAGCCAACTCAGATTTAAGTTCTGAAGTTAGTTTAAAATCTGATCGGGACCAATTGGGTCTAAGTTTAAAACGAATGTTAATCAACTTATCAGAAGTTGTAGAGAAACTTTATTTTACATCCCAAGAAGTAGACTTAGGTGCACAACAATTAGCGGATGCAAGCACTTCGCTTTCAGAAGCCGCAAGTGAACAAGCAAGTGCTGTCGAAGAAATTTCAGCTACTCTAACAGAGATTAGCAATAGTTTCTTATCAAATGCAGATAATGCAGAACAAATGACAGAGTTTTCTGAATCCACAGCGAAACAAGCAATCGAAGGGAATGCAAGAATGAAAGATCTCGTATCTGCGATGGGGGAAATCAGTAGTTCCTTTGAACAAATTTCAAAAATAAATAAAGTGATCAATGACATTGCTTTCCAAACAAACATTTTAGCCTTGAATGCGGCAGTGGAAGCTGCCCGTGCGGGACAACACGGAAAAGGGTTTGCAGTAGTTGCCGAAGAAGTCAGAAATCTTGCTCAAAAAAGTGCAAATGCCGCAGACGAAACAACACTACTCATCGAAGCTTCATTAAAAAAAGTAAAACTAGGAAATGAAGCGACAGAAAAAACTGCAGAGGTCCTTGGTCAAATTTCTGAAAGTGCAGACAATGTAAGTAATCTCACAAAAGATCTAGCTCTTTCCATCAATGAACAAAAGTCAGCTGTTTTACAAATCACACAAGGAATTGACCAAGTAACTACAGTTACATCAACAACTGCTGCATCGGCAGAAGAAGTTGCCGCCTCAAGTGAAACATTAAAACGGCAAGTTGAAATTATGCGATCAGTGATTATGGGTTTCAAATTAAAAGAAGATGGAACTAAGTCAACAGCTTTGGCTCGAATTGAAAAACCAAGAATCATATTATAG
- a CDS encoding chemotaxis response regulator protein-glutamate methylesterase — MKKHKVIIVDDQRSVRSMIKRWIESDQNWEVVGEASNPFEARDLIIDKHPDVMTLDVHMPEMDGIEFLKKLLPQHPMPVIMFSSSTAEGTSITLEALDAGAFDYVTKPSGTPESLIEAKEDLLYKLNEALNYNATSYQNSKTTLTKNLSSEKKQGTFKTKLIVIGSSTGGTTALRKLLDDVDKSFPPILVAQHMPENFTALFAGRLNAELKVKVVEAKDKQILEQGTVYIAPGNYHLEIQKTNGDLYTKIIQTEKVNGHRPSVDVLFESVVTNGLAKDSIGIILTGMGSDGAKGLFNLKNNGCLTFGQNKETCVVYGMPKVAFEMGAVMHQLPLEKITDKVRELGAK; from the coding sequence ATGAAAAAACACAAAGTAATTATTGTAGATGACCAACGCTCTGTACGTAGTATGATCAAACGTTGGATAGAATCAGACCAAAATTGGGAAGTTGTAGGAGAAGCTTCAAACCCATTTGAGGCGAGAGATTTGATCATTGATAAACATCCAGATGTGATGACGTTAGATGTTCACATGCCAGAAATGGATGGGATTGAATTTCTTAAAAAATTACTCCCACAACATCCGATGCCAGTGATCATGTTTAGTTCTTCCACAGCAGAAGGTACATCAATAACGCTTGAAGCACTTGATGCTGGTGCATTTGATTATGTTACAAAACCTTCCGGTACACCAGAAAGTTTAATCGAAGCAAAAGAAGATTTGTTATATAAGTTAAATGAAGCGCTCAATTACAATGCTACAAGTTACCAAAATTCCAAAACAACACTAACTAAGAATTTAAGTTCTGAAAAAAAACAAGGTACATTCAAAACAAAACTTATCGTAATAGGATCAAGTACTGGAGGGACAACAGCATTACGAAAATTGTTGGATGACGTTGACAAATCCTTTCCTCCTATCTTAGTCGCCCAACATATGCCTGAAAATTTTACGGCGTTATTTGCAGGGAGACTCAACGCAGAATTAAAAGTAAAAGTAGTAGAAGCTAAGGACAAACAAATCTTAGAACAGGGAACAGTTTATATTGCTCCTGGAAATTATCATTTGGAAATTCAAAAAACGAATGGTGACTTATACACAAAAATCATTCAAACTGAAAAAGTAAATGGACATAGACCATCTGTTGATGTTCTTTTTGAGTCTGTTGTAACAAATGGATTAGCAAAGGATTCAATTGGGATCATCCTTACAGGTATGGGAAGTGATGGAGCAAAAGGATTGTTCAACTTAAAAAACAATGGATGTCTTACGTTTGGCCAAAACAAAGAAACTTGTGTTGTTTATGGAATGCCAAAAGTAGCGTTTGAAATGGGAGCTGTAATGCACCAACTCCCTCTCGAAAAAATAACAGACAAAGTTAGAGAATTAGGTGCAAAATGA
- a CDS encoding ATP-binding protein, protein MIPFEIDVIFAVTLLSVLFNSAIALILFHLSKNSKSEIKLVYTSFFIGIFVLRNFTLYLFGSSKNELFYFFAESLTIFSSYLLIASAMPIISKKISEKFIYFVLILTYISFVSLLLSGINFFWISIPTAIFNSIVLFTFGLVTFNLENYPKTLRIYFLIVCILLALQRLFFPYLFTLEKFLPLGYTLSTLFMFLFGLGSVLFNFNAQTLRLNFSLNELEVLQKSIKDINVRLLIINNQLPAIIYNIEFIPEPKTSYISSKMEEITGYGINYFYENSDFFRDIVIPEDQYKIEELFSGKSPIVLRMIHANGSIIWTEHYVNISNDILGIKKRIDVVALDITNSKKTEISLLQEKNLNSTVFDNAANLILLTNADGLIENINPAALKILEIEKVEVLSKYIQNVILAEEDREFLKEVLDDINEIQNIAESLILRYITKNKQILYLEWRLGIIRDSKNEPSKIIWIGIDQTSKRTAELELKELNRSLEEKVKARTKELQTSNTELNSALFALREAQEKLIQNEKLASLGQLVSGLAHEINNPIGMIKSSVETLVAEWEEETYDLKNKSLNEILDLIIDSNDTGLRILTGLTNRQARKSLTDVFHQNSILFADELAELFVDSGIRNLSPPILKKIQNAIGNQNDFKQLRKFLLMKQSSEHILYSIRRLSKITFTLKNFAGLQSNLELIDFSLKDTIHSAISLYKEYFLRDINLILNLDFEGNIRCIQGDLVQLWSQMIWNAIQAVSSKGTISIRSYKSNESVIVEIEDSGVGIPIEHQPKIFMPFFSTKTSGDGLGLGLYLVKEIVNRHNANISFESTSGRTIFRVKFPIKS, encoded by the coding sequence ATGATTCCATTTGAAATTGATGTAATATTTGCTGTTACCTTACTATCCGTACTATTCAATTCTGCCATTGCACTCATACTTTTTCACTTATCTAAAAATTCAAAATCAGAAATCAAACTTGTTTATACATCTTTTTTTATTGGAATTTTTGTCTTAAGAAATTTCACATTATATCTCTTTGGTTCCTCTAAAAACGAATTATTCTATTTTTTTGCAGAATCATTAACAATATTTAGCTCCTATTTGCTGATCGCATCAGCAATGCCAATTATCTCAAAAAAAATTTCTGAAAAATTTATCTATTTTGTATTAATTTTAACTTATATTTCATTCGTTTCCTTACTACTTTCTGGAATTAATTTTTTTTGGATTTCCATTCCGACTGCAATTTTTAATTCGATTGTATTATTTACATTCGGTCTAGTTACTTTTAATTTAGAAAATTATCCAAAAACACTTCGTATATACTTCTTAATTGTATGTATTCTTTTAGCTCTCCAAAGATTATTTTTTCCTTACTTATTTACCCTAGAAAAATTCCTTCCATTAGGATATACTTTAAGTACGTTATTCATGTTTTTGTTTGGATTAGGAAGTGTTTTATTCAATTTTAATGCTCAAACATTGAGATTGAATTTTTCACTCAATGAACTAGAAGTTTTACAAAAATCGATTAAAGACATTAACGTTCGTTTATTAATCATAAATAATCAATTACCAGCGATCATTTATAATATAGAATTTATTCCTGAACCAAAAACTTCTTATATTAGTTCAAAAATGGAAGAAATCACGGGTTATGGTATCAACTACTTCTATGAAAATTCTGATTTTTTTCGAGACATTGTTATCCCTGAAGACCAATATAAAATTGAAGAACTTTTTTCTGGTAAATCACCTATCGTCTTACGGATGATTCATGCAAATGGATCGATCATTTGGACAGAACATTATGTAAATATTTCAAATGATATACTTGGCATCAAAAAGCGAATCGATGTGGTAGCTCTTGACATTACCAATTCCAAAAAAACAGAAATCTCTTTATTACAAGAAAAGAATTTAAATTCAACTGTATTTGATAATGCCGCAAATTTAATTTTACTAACCAATGCAGATGGATTAATTGAAAACATAAATCCCGCAGCTTTAAAAATACTAGAAATAGAGAAAGTTGAAGTATTAAGTAAATACATCCAGAATGTAATTCTTGCAGAAGAAGACAGAGAATTTTTAAAAGAAGTTTTGGATGATATTAATGAAATTCAAAATATTGCAGAAAGTTTAATCCTTCGTTATATTACGAAAAATAAACAAATACTCTATTTAGAATGGCGATTAGGGATCATTCGTGACTCAAAAAATGAACCTTCTAAGATAATTTGGATAGGAATAGACCAAACTTCCAAACGAACAGCAGAACTGGAATTAAAAGAACTCAATAGATCCTTAGAGGAGAAAGTAAAAGCAAGAACAAAAGAACTTCAAACAAGTAATACCGAACTCAACTCTGCGTTATTTGCTTTAAGAGAAGCTCAAGAAAAATTGATACAAAATGAAAAATTAGCGTCTTTAGGACAGTTAGTATCTGGACTCGCTCATGAAATTAATAATCCAATCGGAATGATTAAATCATCCGTTGAAACCCTTGTAGCCGAATGGGAAGAAGAAACTTACGATCTAAAAAACAAATCGCTTAATGAAATTTTAGATTTAATCATAGACTCGAATGATACTGGATTACGGATTCTCACTGGTTTAACAAATAGACAAGCAAGGAAATCTCTTACGGATGTATTCCACCAAAATTCCATTTTATTTGCAGATGAATTAGCAGAATTATTTGTTGATTCAGGAATTCGAAACTTATCACCACCAATATTAAAAAAAATACAGAATGCTATAGGAAATCAAAATGATTTCAAACAATTAAGAAAATTTTTATTAATGAAACAATCATCTGAACATATCTTATATTCCATCAGACGATTATCAAAAATAACATTTACATTAAAGAACTTTGCAGGCCTTCAATCCAATTTAGAACTCATAGATTTTTCATTGAAAGACACAATTCATTCTGCAATTTCATTGTATAAAGAATATTTCCTGAGAGATATTAATTTAATTTTAAATTTAGATTTTGAAGGTAATATACGCTGCATACAAGGAGATTTAGTCCAATTATGGAGTCAGATGATTTGGAACGCAATACAAGCCGTATCATCTAAAGGAACCATTTCCATTCGTAGTTATAAAAGTAATGAATCTGTCATCGTTGAAATTGAAGATTCTGGAGTTGGAATTCCAATCGAACACCAACCGAAAATTTTTATGCCATTTTTTTCTACCAAAACATCTGGAGATGGTTTAGGACTTGGTCTTTATTTAGTAAAAGAAATTGTAAATCGACACAACGCAAATATAAGTTTTGAATCTACTTCTGGACGAACAATTTTCCGAGTGAAGTTTCCAATTAAATCGTGA
- a CDS encoding response regulator, whose protein sequence is MSSILVVDDSPAVLKIVRLALSSQGHNIIICNSGESALETIRSNPEIELGIFDFNMPGLSGIGLIQETRKIKTKHKFKILMLSVENKPEIISKALFEGADAWIIKPFKNEELIKIVSELMNSNDSI, encoded by the coding sequence ATGAGTTCGATTTTAGTAGTTGATGATTCTCCTGCAGTATTAAAAATTGTGCGCCTTGCTTTAAGTAGCCAAGGTCACAATATTATCATCTGCAATTCTGGAGAATCAGCATTGGAGACTATCCGATCAAATCCAGAAATTGAACTTGGAATATTTGATTTTAATATGCCAGGTTTAAGTGGCATTGGTTTGATCCAAGAAACAAGGAAAATCAAAACCAAACATAAATTCAAAATTCTAATGTTGTCTGTGGAAAATAAACCAGAGATAATTTCGAAAGCATTGTTCGAGGGAGCAGACGCATGGATTATCAAACCATTTAAAAATGAAGAATTAATTAAAATCGTATCAGAGCTGATGAATTCCAATGATTCCATTTGA
- the purM gene encoding phosphoribosylformylglycinamidine cyclo-ligase, producing the protein MSEQNKVTYKDAGVDTEKGQEFVKRIKANVATTHNKNVLGGLGGFAACYDVSFLKSYNEPILLSGTDGVGTKLQLARMLDIHDTVGIDLVAMCVNDILVNGGKPLFFQDYIACGKLHLPTMEAIVSGIVKGCSLAECALVGGETAEHPGVMPDEEYDLAGFVVGVVEKGKMIDGKSINSGDTIIGLESSGPHSNGFSLIRRLLLKDGKLPSSKTELDFIKDHIFVPTNIYVKTILSLIEKVTIKGMVHITGGGFYENIPRVLPNGIGAEIFSLPDSYVFSKLAKDHSLDKNDMYGTFNMGVGYILVVDNGSVDSVMNELKNSGEKAHIIGKTNGTGKISITI; encoded by the coding sequence ATGTCTGAACAAAATAAAGTTACATATAAAGATGCAGGAGTTGACACCGAAAAAGGGCAAGAATTTGTAAAAAGAATCAAAGCAAACGTAGCAACAACTCACAACAAAAATGTGTTAGGTGGCTTGGGTGGATTTGCTGCTTGTTATGACGTAAGTTTTTTAAAATCTTATAATGAGCCTATTTTACTTTCTGGCACAGATGGAGTGGGTACAAAACTTCAATTAGCAAGAATGTTAGATATCCATGACACAGTTGGAATTGATTTGGTTGCCATGTGTGTTAATGATATTTTGGTAAATGGTGGAAAACCATTGTTCTTTCAAGATTATATCGCCTGTGGGAAATTACATTTACCAACGATGGAAGCAATCGTTTCTGGAATTGTAAAAGGATGTTCTTTAGCGGAATGTGCGTTAGTTGGTGGAGAAACTGCAGAACATCCGGGTGTAATGCCAGATGAAGAATATGATTTAGCGGGATTTGTAGTAGGTGTTGTAGAAAAAGGAAAAATGATCGATGGTAAATCCATCAATTCTGGTGATACAATCATTGGCCTTGAATCTTCAGGTCCGCATAGTAACGGTTTTTCACTGATTCGTAGATTACTTTTAAAAGACGGAAAATTACCTTCTTCAAAAACAGAGTTAGACTTTATCAAAGATCATATATTTGTTCCAACAAATATATATGTAAAAACAATTCTCTCTCTAATTGAAAAAGTAACCATCAAAGGTATGGTTCATATTACTGGTGGTGGTTTTTATGAAAACATTCCACGAGTTTTACCAAATGGAATTGGTGCTGAAATATTTTCTCTGCCTGATTCTTATGTATTTTCTAAATTAGCAAAAGACCATTCCTTAGATAAAAATGATATGTATGGGACTTTTAATATGGGAGTCGGGTACATACTTGTTGTTGACAATGGATCTGTCGATTCCGTCATGAATGAATTAAAAAACTCAGGTGAAAAAGCTCATATCATTGGGAAAACCAATGGCACTGGAAAAATTTCGATCACGATTTAA
- a CDS encoding chemotaxis protein CheA, which translates to MEREDVLEYLTEAKESLENIESGLLNFEKTTLDGSLVNRELLDTLFRHFHTVKGSSGFFGLSGIVKIAHAAENLLDYLRNKPEVQDEETLEILLTALDILNELVIHEENSPSGGDLFSDEQISFIEKTKQKLNELKNIEFDPSLEDSNNLSPKEYGLFQNSNEQIPSEESFGIFQKEPNMQAQEEFGLFLPNPNDSIKEEFGLFNQEEKTNSTEFGLFEVSQSNKTTNKTDTPPNSSLPKKEEKKPIQKKDIRIDTDKLDSLLDIVGEIVINEPMVTEHPDLQKLKLENFHKCAIQLKKLIRSLQEITLSLRMVPISGVFSRMERLVRDTAKKTGKQVELIISGEDTEIDKSIIEEMYDPLVHIIRNAIDHGLETPEERKESGKLPKGKIFLTAVQSGKEVWIEVRDDGKGLQREKILRKAISLGLIHQGEVESLKDEEVWDFLFHPGFSTANEVTDLSGRGVGLDVVRKNVTTLKGFVDVSSNYGQGTVFLIRVPLTLAIIEGLVVRKSETYFILPSIDVKESIYIKDEPIHELYRNNHSIQYRENQISIVDIDLLFGKESELNDQNSVIEKYMIVTESHEKQMGIVFDEILGNQSIVIKPISPLFKNINGLAGCTILGNGHAGLILDVRKLINQHMAIQST; encoded by the coding sequence ATGGAAAGAGAAGATGTATTAGAATATCTAACAGAAGCAAAAGAAAGTTTAGAAAACATTGAATCTGGATTACTGAACTTCGAAAAAACTACGTTAGATGGAAGTTTGGTCAACAGGGAGTTATTAGATACATTATTCCGTCATTTTCATACAGTTAAAGGAAGTTCTGGATTTTTTGGTCTGTCTGGGATCGTAAAAATTGCACATGCTGCTGAAAATCTTTTGGATTATTTAAGAAACAAACCAGAAGTACAAGACGAAGAAACCTTGGAAATTTTACTTACCGCCCTTGATATTTTAAACGAACTCGTAATCCATGAAGAAAATTCACCATCTGGTGGAGATTTATTCTCTGACGAACAAATATCATTTATAGAAAAAACAAAACAAAAATTAAATGAACTAAAAAACATTGAGTTTGATCCTTCTTTAGAAGATTCTAATAACCTATCTCCAAAAGAATATGGACTATTCCAAAACTCGAATGAACAAATTCCATCGGAAGAAAGTTTTGGAATTTTCCAAAAAGAACCCAATATGCAAGCACAAGAAGAGTTTGGTTTATTCCTTCCAAATCCAAATGATTCAATCAAAGAGGAATTTGGATTATTTAACCAAGAAGAAAAAACAAATTCCACCGAATTCGGATTATTCGAAGTTTCTCAATCCAACAAAACAACAAACAAAACAGATACACCACCTAACTCTAGCTTACCCAAGAAAGAAGAAAAGAAACCTATCCAAAAAAAAGACATCCGCATTGATACAGACAAACTCGATTCGCTTTTGGATATCGTTGGAGAGATAGTCATCAATGAACCAATGGTGACAGAACACCCTGATCTACAAAAACTAAAACTCGAAAACTTTCATAAATGCGCCATACAATTAAAAAAATTAATTAGAAGCCTCCAAGAAATCACTCTGAGCTTACGGATGGTTCCTATCTCTGGAGTTTTCTCACGAATGGAAAGATTGGTTCGTGACACAGCAAAAAAAACTGGGAAACAAGTGGAACTCATCATTTCAGGAGAGGATACTGAAATTGACAAATCAATCATTGAAGAAATGTATGATCCTCTCGTACACATAATCCGTAATGCAATCGACCATGGATTAGAAACACCAGAAGAACGAAAAGAATCTGGAAAATTACCAAAAGGCAAAATATTTTTAACTGCAGTCCAATCTGGAAAAGAAGTTTGGATAGAAGTTAGGGATGATGGGAAAGGATTACAAAGAGAAAAAATCTTACGTAAGGCAATTTCATTAGGCCTAATCCATCAAGGTGAAGTGGAATCATTAAAAGACGAGGAAGTATGGGATTTTTTATTCCATCCCGGTTTTTCTACAGCAAATGAAGTCACAGATTTATCTGGAAGAGGAGTTGGACTTGATGTTGTACGAAAAAATGTAACAACGTTAAAAGGTTTTGTAGATGTTAGTTCAAATTATGGGCAGGGTACTGTATTTTTAATTCGTGTCCCACTAACACTTGCCATAATAGAAGGATTGGTAGTTCGAAAATCGGAAACTTACTTTATACTTCCTTCAATTGATGTAAAAGAATCCATCTATATAAAAGATGAACCAATCCATGAATTGTATCGCAATAATCATAGTATCCAATATCGCGAAAACCAAATTTCAATTGTTGATATCGATTTGTTATTTGGAAAAGAATCAGAACTCAATGATCAAAATTCAGTCATCGAAAAGTATATGATAGTGACAGAATCTCATGAAAAACAAATGGGAATTGTTTTCGATGAAATTTTAGGCAATCAATCAATAGTAATCAAACCCATCTCTCCTTTATTCAAAAATATAAATGGTTTAGCTGGTTGTACAATCCTTGGGAACGGGCATGCCGGTTTAATATTAGATGTTAGAAAATTAATCAACCAACATATGGCAATCCAATCCACATGA
- a CDS encoding ATP-binding protein, protein MIPHSLILDSENTKPLISILTNLNYTFERFQNLDEVFSVLKNQKFHFLITSIETFDHTNSKEILEKITMTYPNTLVLLITDSNQWVQTATLLKRHSAYDFLQLPLEPDHVKLTLDRSLQYLNTKLKSQFIHEAENHLFKRVIEIFDWKKSLTHKENQNISADIIHQMNISLFQGSGIGTLMSVVSILISKSKLDPDNNHYIIQKPILDLLSENYEAAKSMFDSMSISQSVIDDDGLIETKESPQNLIPIFETEMEFLKDALLIKSQKINTSQIPNSVTNCKIRLHHDKMSYVIREILLNAIKYSKEGDQIYVIFFHRENFLELKVINPAYQNEDGSIGIPESYEAFIFEPFFRISSVVDDSYAKFEQFRFGLGLTLVKKILDQHQTNVQIYNIEDNMRNDNTKDICLTIRFPLIKEEN, encoded by the coding sequence ATGATCCCTCATAGCCTAATCCTCGATTCAGAAAATACAAAACCGCTCATCTCTATCCTTACAAATCTAAATTATACTTTTGAAAGATTTCAAAATTTAGATGAAGTATTTTCTGTTTTAAAAAACCAAAAATTCCACTTTTTAATCACATCCATCGAAACTTTTGATCATACAAACTCAAAAGAAATTCTAGAAAAAATCACAATGACTTATCCAAATACATTGGTTTTACTCATTACAGATTCAAACCAATGGGTCCAAACTGCTACTTTGCTTAAACGGCACAGTGCCTATGATTTTCTCCAACTTCCACTTGAACCTGATCATGTTAAGTTAACATTAGACCGATCTTTACAATATCTAAATACAAAATTAAAATCACAGTTCATTCATGAAGCGGAAAATCATCTATTCAAAAGAGTGATCGAAATTTTCGATTGGAAAAAATCACTTACACATAAAGAAAATCAAAATATATCAGCAGATATAATCCACCAAATGAACATTAGCTTATTCCAAGGAAGTGGAATAGGAACACTAATGAGTGTTGTTAGTATCCTGATTTCAAAAAGCAAATTAGATCCCGATAACAATCACTACATAATTCAAAAACCAATTCTAGATTTATTATCAGAAAACTATGAAGCTGCAAAAAGTATGTTTGACAGCATGTCTATTTCTCAATCGGTCATCGATGATGATGGATTGATTGAAACAAAAGAATCTCCTCAAAATTTAATTCCAATTTTTGAAACAGAAATGGAATTTTTAAAAGACGCGCTTTTGATTAAATCACAAAAAATCAATACTAGCCAAATTCCAAACTCAGTTACAAATTGCAAAATCCGACTCCACCATGATAAAATGTCCTATGTAATTAGAGAAATTTTATTAAATGCAATCAAATATTCTAAAGAAGGAGATCAAATCTATGTTATATTTTTCCATAGAGAAAATTTCTTGGAATTAAAAGTGATTAACCCAGCTTATCAAAACGAAGATGGTTCAATTGGAATTCCTGAAAGTTATGAAGCTTTTATTTTTGAACCATTTTTTAGAATCTCATCAGTTGTAGATGATAGTTATGCAAAATTTGAACAGTTCCGTTTTGGATTAGGATTAACGCTCGTTAAGAAAATATTAGACCAACACCAAACAAATGTCCAAATCTATAACATAGAAGACAATATGCGAAATGATAATACAAAAGATATATGTTTAACAATTCGATTTCCATTGATCAAAGAGGAGAATTAA